One Rosa chinensis cultivar Old Blush chromosome 5, RchiOBHm-V2, whole genome shotgun sequence genomic region harbors:
- the LOC112202128 gene encoding ribosomal RNA processing protein 36 homolog isoform X2: MEQARSTIGKPVKTKFEDPESSASSSSEDEEEEEIEEELADVTFGDLQRARSNGSHVVLPKPKEEKKGGRANKNRPMEVSCKKPVSRFREVIQAPKKVVRDPRFESLCGTLNVDGFRKRYDFLFSNELPAEKQDLKKQLKKSKDPEVIEDLKQRISWIDKQLKSDSSKRTEAEILAEHKKKEREKAKQGKQPFFIKKSEIRKKRLVEKYKNLKGSGKLEAFLEQRRKKNATKDHRYMPYRRPDNIE, encoded by the exons ATGGAGCAAGCTCGCAGCACAATCGGAAAACCAGTGAAGACGAAGTTCGAAGACCCCGAATCATCAGCTTCCTCTTCTTCCGAAGAT gaagaggaggaggagatagaGGAGGAGCTTGCGGATGTGACATTCGGGGATTTGCAGAGGGCGCGCTCCAATGGGTCGCATGTAGTGTTGCCGAAGcccaaagaagagaagaagggtGGCCGAGCAAACAAGAACCG GCCAATGGAGGTTAGCTGCAAGAAGCCTGTCAGTAGATTTAGAGAGGTCATTCAAGCTCCGAAAAAG GTGGTACGTGATCCGCGTTTTGAATCTTTATGTGGAACTCTGAATGTTGATGG GTTTAGGAAGAGAtatgattttttgttttcaaacgaGCTTCCTGCTGAAAAGCAG GATCTAAAGAAACAATTGAAAAAATCGAAGGATCCAGAAGTCATTGAAGATCTAAAGCAGCGCATATCTTGGATT GATAAACAGCTAAAATCTGATTCATCTAAGCGCACTGAAGCTGAAATTCTAGCTGAGcacaagaaaaaagagagagaaaaagcaaAGCAAGGAAAACAACCGTTCTTTATCAAGAAAT CTGAGATCCGAAAGAAACGACTTGTTGAAAAGTACAAAAATCTCAAG GGATCTGGCAAGCTTGAAGCCTTCTTGGAGCAAAGGCGAAAGAAGAATGCTACAAAGGACCACAGATACATGCCGTACCGTAGACCTGACAACATTGAGTAG
- the LOC112201698 gene encoding uncharacterized protein LOC112201698, translating to METLFRVVCSSFPATPPTPHRSLSTRNPSVSALKTGPSPVSELAEEDVLQTFFKERQLNGDFISRLSDVFWQREFTNFVDGDGVGDIDNTTTQQQAQEQAVNDAGGFLKLSATNEWVLGDRSAPINKKAIAKAMQNDSERRKKLNLLQYEAIQRELMLLSIGIGTACTGYCLITLSFQGAVSYATGVLFSCLYLKLLYQHVDNISREAVPQIFRQKKSKKIGIRSQDLEDFLEKLIKGCGMALSSPRLVLPAAIYGLWILSHQHVSSDLFDFQLVPAMVGLFVYKAAALVQVYRDNENLQLIFPDDL from the exons ATGGAGACCCTTTTCAGGGTTGTGTGCTCCTCATTCCCAGCAACTCCTCCAACCCCTCATCGCTCACTTTCCACTAGAAACCCATCTGTCTCGGCCCTCAAAACAGGCCCATCTCCTG TGAGTGAGCTTGCAGAAGAGGACGTGCTGCAGACGTTCTTCAAGGAAAGACAGTTGAATGGAGACTTCATATCAAGACTTTCTGACGTGTTTTGGCAGAGGGAGTTTACGAATTTTGTtgatggtgatggtgttggTGACATTGATAACACTACTACTCaacaacaagcacaagagcag GCTGTGAATGACGCTGGTGGGTTTTTGAAACTGTCAGCAACCAATGAATGGGTGTTAGGTGATAGATCTGCACCGATTAATAAAAAAGCCATTGCTAAG GCCATGCAGAATGACAgtgaaagaaggaagaaactcAACCTTCTTCAATATGAAGCT ATACAGAGGGAACTAATGCTTTTGTCTATTGGTATTGGAACTGCTTGTACTGGGTATTGTTTAATAACACTGTCATTCCAG GGTGCCGTCAGTTATGCGACAGGAGTTCTTTTCAG TTGCTTGTACCTTAAACTCTTGTACCAGCATGTAGACAATATATCCCGAGAAGCAGTCCCTCAGATTTTCCGGCAGAAGAAGTCTAAGAA AATTGGAATAAGAAGTCAGGACCTGGAGGATTTTCTAGAGAAATTGATAAAGGGCTGTGGTATGGCTCTTTCATCTCCAAGGCTTGTGTTACCAGCAGCAATATATGGATTGTGGATCCTGTCTCATCAACATGTTTCCAGTGATCTCTTTGATTTTCAG CTTGTGCCAGCTATGGTCGGGTTGTTTGTTTATAAAGCTGCTGCTCTTGTTCAAGTCTATAGAGATAATGAAAACCTGCAATTGATTTTTCCTGATGACCTTTAG
- the LOC112167103 gene encoding putative disease resistance RPP13-like protein 1 produces the protein MAEVVGGAFLSSALAVLFDRMDSRPVLDFIRGKKTTEGLIRTLKIKLLLVNNFLDDAEEKQLRNSRVREWLNELKDVLFHADDLLDDIKTEALRCKMEREDCGSSSINQVLRRLKFSSISIHKFHRSLESRIRYILERLQSVVDGKDVLDLKEGIKERSQGRLPTTSLVEQSSSVYGRDEEKEAIIKLLLADGMTGNNIDVLPIVAMGGLGKTTLAQLVYNDGRVEQHFDHRSWFCVSEGFDVIKITQTIYGAATSQPCNITDLNTLQVELKKTLTGKKFLFVLDDVWTVTSEQWSLLSLPFESGGHGSKIIVTTRDERVADQMDKGAACRMGTLPSKHLVQLSEENCWLLFSKHAFKNAGVTADPSLEVIGRQIARKCKGLPLAAKSLGGLLRSEPNIEKWEEVLNTDIWELLDKKNGILPALWLSYHYLPPHLKRCFAYCSIFPQDYEFHKPNLVLLWMAEDLLPSNSKTRFEQVGENYFDDLVSRSFFQHVPNHFSGKAVFTMHDLIHDLAKFVSGEFCVRLEESDSVLENVKKTRHFSCRTVSFDQCHSLYEAKHLRTFIVSHFRYMKDFDIILKLRCLRVLKLPGYHNRELPSSISKLKHLRHFDLSNMLVKKLPDAMCTLYNLQTLLLRDCRYLVKLPTDFGRLINLRHLDIRETRIKKMPPRMGKMKDLQTLRGKFVLDKDTGDNIVEIKELQQLRGTLCISGLRNIVRVPDAIMRKKKHVDELVLEWGGKSDDTGDKQKERDVLENLQPHTNLKTLKIRSYGGTRFPGWLEDHSSLSNLVRLQLLDCGNCLSLPSVEQLPSLQELEIKGFNGVVTVGSKPFPNLRKLSLESCPEVTGAFMLACFPKLEILELKHVNVESLNSPSLLSLVELEIISCPKFVCFPDGGLDAPNLQIIKVGKCPKLRSLPQHMHNLLPSLRLLFVDDCPELESFPEGGLPSKLEFLYIWRCKKLLIGNRMQWGLPTLTSLKFLRVDFEGCEQVVDSFPDEGLLPTTLRQLGIYSISKLDGKGFTQLTSLNGLIIRDCPELRCLPDEGLPTSLTYLSIHNCPLLEQRCQRETGEDWPKIAHIKTFEIYNKQGKLI, from the coding sequence ATGGCTGAAGTTGTGGGTGGAGCTTTTCTCTCTTCTGCTCTTGCTGTTTTGTTTGATAGGATGGATTCCCGTCCGGTTCTTGACTTCATCCGAGGAAAGAAGACCACCGAGGGGCTGATCCGGACGTTGAAGATTAAGTTGTTGTTGGTTAATAACTTTCTCGATGATGCAGAGGAGAAGCAACTCAGAAACTCTAGAGTCAGGGAATGGCTTAATGAGCTTAAAGATGTTCTCTTTCATGCCGATGACCTGTTGGATGACATCAAGACTGAAGCTCTGCGTTGCAAGATGGAACGAGAAGATTGTGGAAGCAGCAGCATAAATCAGGTGTTAAGGAGACTCAAGTTTAGTTCTATTTCCATTCATAAATTTCACAGAAGTCTGGAATCCAGGATACGGTATATTCTTGAAAGACTACAATCTGTTGTCGACGGAAAAGATGTGCTTGATTTGAAAGAAGGTATTAAGGAGAGATCACAAGGAAGACTGCCTACAACTTCTTTGGTAGAACAGTCTAGTAGTGTATATGGAAGGGATGAAGAAAAGGAGGCCATTATCAAGTTATTGTTAGCGGATGGTATGACTGGAAATAACATAGATGTGCTTCCAATTGTGGCCATGGGTGGGCTTGGAAAGACCACCCTTGCTCAACTCGTATACAACGATGGCAGAGTCGAGCAACATTTTGACCATCGGTCATGGTTTTGTGTTTCTGAAGGATTTGATGTTATCAAAATAACACAGACAATTTACGGGGCGGCCACTTCACAACCTTGTAACATCACAGATCTAAACACGCTTCAAGTTGAATTAAAGAAGACGTTGACAGGGAAGAAATTTctctttgttcttgatgatgtttGGACTGTGACTAGTGAGCAGTGGAGTCTCTTAAGCCTACCCTTTGAGAGTGGAGGTCATGGAAGTAAGATCATTGTCACAACACGTGATGAACGTGTCGCAGACCAGATGGATAAAGGTGCTGCATGCAGGATGGGTACCCTTCCAAGTAAACATCTAGTGCAACTATCTGAGGAAAACTGCTGGTTGTTGTTCTCAAAACATGCCTTCAAGAATGCAGGTGTTACTGCAGATCCATCGCTTGAAGTGATTGGAAGACAGATTGCTAGAAAGTGTAAAGGACTCCCCTTAGCTGCAAAATCACTTGGGGGTCTTTTACGTTCTGAACCAAATATTGAGAAATGGGAAGAAGTATTGAACACTGACATATGGGAGTTGCTAGATAAAAAGAATGGCATTTTGCCAGCTCTATGGTTGAGCTACCATTATCTACCTCCGCATCTGAAGCGTTGTTTTGCTTACTGTTCCATATTTCCTCAAGATTATGAGTTTCACAAACCGAATCTGGTTTTGTTGTGGATGGCTGAAGATCTCTTACCGTCGAATTCGAAGACTAGATTTGAACAAGTTGGAGAGAACTACTTTGATGATCTAGTGTCAAGGTCGTTTTTTCAACATGTACCGAATCACTTTTCTGGTAAGGCAGTTTTCACAATGCATGACCTTATCCATGACTTAGCAAAGTTTGTCTCTGGAGAGTTTTGTGTTAGGTTGGAGGAAAGTGACTCAGTACTGGAAAATGTCAAGAAGACTCGCCACTTTTCGTGTCGAACTGTCAGTTTTGATCAATGCCACAGTTTGTATGAAGCCAAGCATTTGAGGACCTTTATAGTGTCACATTTTCGCTACATGAAAGATTTTGATATAATCCTGAAGCTTCGGTGTTTAAGAGTGCTCAAGTTACCGGGGTACCATAATCGTGAGCTGCCTAGTTCAATTAGCAAGTTGAAGCATCTGAGGCACTTTGACTTGTCTAACATGTTAGTTAAAAAGTTACCTGATGCAATGTGTACTTTATATAATTTACAGACGTTATTGTTGCGGGATTGTAGATATCTAGTTAAGTTGCCAACTGATTTTGGAAGATTAATCAACTTGCGTCATCTTGATATTAGAGAGACAAGGATAAAAAAGATGCCGCCAAGGATGGGCAAAATGAAAGATCTCCAAACATTGAGAGGTAAGTTTGTCCTAGATAAAGATACTGGTGATAACATTGTGGAGATTAAAGAGCTTCAGCAGTTGCGCGGAACACTTTGTATCTCGGGGCTTCGCAATATTGTGCGTGTCCCAGATGCCATTATGAGAAAGAAGAAGCATGTGGATGAATTAGTTTTGGAATGGGGAGGCAAGTCTGATGACACCGGCGAtaaacaaaaagagagagatgtgCTGGAGAACCTCCAACCTCATACAAACCTAAAAACACTCAAGATTCGATCTTATGGGGGCACAAGATTTCCAGGTTGGTTGGAAGATCATTCTAGTTTATCTAATCTGGTTCGTCTTCAACTTCTGGATTGTGGAAATTGTTTGTCGTTGCCATCAGTTGAGCAGCTACCCTCCCTCCAAGAGCTTGAGATTAAAGGATTTAATGGAGTGGTGACTGTGGGTTCTAAGCCTTTTCCTAATCTTCGTAAGCTGAGTCTGGAATCTTGTCCCGAGGTAACCGGGGCATTCATGTTAGCCTGCTTCCCAAAGCTTGAAATACTTGAATTGAAGCATGTGAATGTAGAATCTCTTAATTCCCCTTCACTCCTGTCCCTTGTCGAACTTGAAATAATTTCATGCCCAAAGTTTGTTTGTTTTCCCGATGGAGGGCTGGATGCGCCCAACTTGCAGATCATTAAGGTCGGAAAATGTCCGAAACTGAGGTCATTGCCGCAACACATGCACAACCTTCTCCCATCTCTTAGGCTGTTGTTCGTAGATGATTGTCCAGAATTGGAATCATTTCCCGAAGGGGGATTGCCGTCTAAGTTGGAATTCTTGTACATCTGGCGTTGCAAGAAACTCCTCATTGGAAACCGTATGCAGTGGGGTCTACCAACACTCAcctctctcaaattcttgaGAGTCGACTTTGAGGGATGTGAACAAGTTGTAGATTCATTTCCAGACGAGGGGCTGCTGCCCACCACTCTCAGGCAACTCGGCATCTACAGTATTTCGAAGCTGGACGGCAAGGGGTTTACACAACTCACCTCTCTTAACGGGTTGATAATTCGCGATTGCCCTGAACTCCGGTGCTTGCCAGATGAGGGATTGCCCACTTCTCTTACTTATCTGTCCATCCATAATTGTCCTTTACTAGAACAACGTTGCCAGAGAGAGACAGGGGAAGATTGGCCCAAGATTGCTCACATCAAGACCTTTGAGATCTATAACAAACAGGGGAAGCTTATATGA
- the LOC112202128 gene encoding ribosomal RNA processing protein 36 homolog isoform X1, with protein MEQARSTIGKPVKTKFEDPESSASSSSEDEEEEEIEEELADVTFGDLQRARSNGSHVVLPKPKEEKKGGRANKNRPMEVSCKKPVSRFREVIQAPKKVVRDPRFESLCGTLNVDGFRKRYDFLFSNELPAEKQSSFWISQDLKKQLKKSKDPEVIEDLKQRISWIDKQLKSDSSKRTEAEILAEHKKKEREKAKQGKQPFFIKKSEIRKKRLVEKYKNLKGSGKLEAFLEQRRKKNATKDHRYMPYRRPDNIE; from the exons ATGGAGCAAGCTCGCAGCACAATCGGAAAACCAGTGAAGACGAAGTTCGAAGACCCCGAATCATCAGCTTCCTCTTCTTCCGAAGAT gaagaggaggaggagatagaGGAGGAGCTTGCGGATGTGACATTCGGGGATTTGCAGAGGGCGCGCTCCAATGGGTCGCATGTAGTGTTGCCGAAGcccaaagaagagaagaagggtGGCCGAGCAAACAAGAACCG GCCAATGGAGGTTAGCTGCAAGAAGCCTGTCAGTAGATTTAGAGAGGTCATTCAAGCTCCGAAAAAG GTGGTACGTGATCCGCGTTTTGAATCTTTATGTGGAACTCTGAATGTTGATGG GTTTAGGAAGAGAtatgattttttgttttcaaacgaGCTTCCTGCTGAAAAGCAG AGTTCGTTTTGGATATCACAGGATCTAAAGAAACAATTGAAAAAATCGAAGGATCCAGAAGTCATTGAAGATCTAAAGCAGCGCATATCTTGGATT GATAAACAGCTAAAATCTGATTCATCTAAGCGCACTGAAGCTGAAATTCTAGCTGAGcacaagaaaaaagagagagaaaaagcaaAGCAAGGAAAACAACCGTTCTTTATCAAGAAAT CTGAGATCCGAAAGAAACGACTTGTTGAAAAGTACAAAAATCTCAAG GGATCTGGCAAGCTTGAAGCCTTCTTGGAGCAAAGGCGAAAGAAGAATGCTACAAAGGACCACAGATACATGCCGTACCGTAGACCTGACAACATTGAGTAG
- the LOC112203832 gene encoding uncharacterized protein LOC112203832 — translation MALKLDLEKAYDYLDWNYVQKVLSKFGFSPRWISLIMECTSCPTKVTKSIDREMRNFFWGNDSSSPPVAWNQGMRWIIGSGKDVKFWTFNWVFDFPLFNLLDNATKAAVDLYESVSDYITFGNWNVQKLASILDQHCLEDCNHLFHSCSFASQIWSLVPKLLSPSRFSNLLDWILHLFDKESCTTIEDCILLCWQIWGARNNFIFNNSLASLNSITLSATSVGYNYRRNNQPASNTASSAIPIMWKPPLVSFFKLNFDGSVKAHDRAAAGFIIRDSNGRPILAGTRKLGVTSVPIAEGSALKDGLLQALRHNITKIQVEGDSLLIINCINKVCATPWRIRSLIADITCLVAKFEAASFSHVFREANFVADLITSMGHDLSNPKIWINSIPTVASTALLLDSASLGCPRGFML, via the exons ATGGCCTTAAAGCTGGATCTTGAAAAAGCATATGACTATCTGGACTGGAATTACGTCCAAAAAGTTCTGTCCAAATTTGGTTTTAGCCCTCGTTGGATTTCCCTAATCATGGAATGCACATC GTGTCCTACCAAGGTGACTAAATCCATTGACAGAGAAATGAGGAACTTTTTTTGGGGAAATGACTCGAGCAGCCCCCCTGTTGCTTGGAATCAG GGAATGAGATGGATAATTGGTTCTGGTAAGGATGTTAAGTTTTGGACCTTTAACTGGGTTTTTgactttcctttatttaatcttTTGGATAATGCTACTAAGGCTGCTGTTGATTTATATGAATCTGTTAGTGACTATATCACTTTTGGGAACTGGAATGTTCAAAAATTGGCTTCGATTTTGGATCAGCATT GTTTGGAAGACTGCAACCATCTTTTCCATTCCTGTTCTTTTGCTAGTCAAATCTGGAGTTTGGTGCCCAAGTTACTCTCTCCTTCAAGATTTTCCAATCTCTTGGACTGGATTTTACATTTGTTCGATAAAGAGTCCTGTACCACTATTGAGGATTGTATTTTGTTGTGCTGGCAAATTTGGGGGGCAAGGAACAACTTCATTTTCAACAATTCTCTTGCTTCCCTAAATAGCATCACTCTTTCAGCTACCTCAGTTGGCTACAACTACAGAAGAAACAATCAGCCTGCTTCAAATACGGCTTCTTCAGCCATTCCTATTATGTGGAAGCCTCCTCTTGTTAGTTTCTTTAAACTCAACTTTGATGGTTCCGTTAAAGCTCACGACAGGGCTGCTGCGGGATTCATTATCAGGGACTCTAATGGTAGGCCTATCCTGGCGGGTACCCGTAAGCTTGGTGTCACGTCAGTTCCGATTGCGGAAGGTTCTGCTCTCAAAGATGGCCTTCTCCAGGCGCTTCGTCATAACATCACAAAAATTCAGGTGGAAGGTGACTCGCTTCTTATTATCAACTGCATTAATAAAGTTTGTGCCACTCCTTGGAGAATCAGATCCTTGATCGCCGACATTACCTGCCTTGTTGCGAAATTTGAGGCTGCTTCATTCTCTCATGTGTTTCGTGAGGCCAATTTCGTTGCAGATCTTATCACCTCAATGGGTCATGATCTTTCCAATCCCAAGATTTGGATCAATTCCATTCCGACTGTGGCCTCGACAGCGTTGCTTCTAGATTCTGCTAGCCTTGGGTGTCCAAGGGGTTTCATGTTGTAg
- the LOC112203831 gene encoding agamous-like MADS-box protein AGL15 → MTETFGRRRHATLVKKAQELSILCAAEVAVIAFTSDGKLHEYSSTSSVEHTLSRYKNNKGGQVLPTKVESDPPKECRRETAAEEKDPKSSDKVLHALKGQHAALKLDKQRRMGKALDGLSREELYALEQQQKWALVSVMKKKEELLVRLLHRSKAREQQAIQEKENLRRGYEVRTTEKPYLQLFPENSTSFCTSSKAVSLSNCPTENMDISLHLGLSYNS, encoded by the coding sequence ATGACCGAAACTTTTGGGAGGAGGAGACATGCCACTTTGGTCAAGAAAGCCCAAGAATTATCTATTCTTTGTGCCGCAGAGGTCGCAGTCATCGCGTTCACTAGCGATGGAAAGCTTCATGAGTATTCTAGCACCAGTAGTGTGGAACACACTCTTTCAAGATACAAGAACAATAAGGGCGGCCAAGTCCTCCCAACCAAGGTGGAATCTGATCCGCCAAAGGAGTGCCGCCGCGAAACTGCTGCGGAAGAAAAGGACCCAAAATCAAGTGACAAAGTTCTTCATGCACTCAAGGGACAACATGCAGCGCTGAAATTAGACAAGCAGCGGAGGATGGGAAAGGCGTTGGATGGCTTAAGTAGGGAAGAGCTGTATGCCCTAGAGCAACAACAAAAGTGGGCGTTAGTATCTGTCatgaaaaagaaggaagaactACTTGTGCGGTTGTTGCACAGGTCTAAGGCGCGTGAACAGCAAGCCATTCAGGAGAAGGAGAATTTGAGAAGGGGTTATGAAGTGAGGACGACGGAAAAGCCATATCTCCAACTGTTCCCTGAGAACAGTACGAGTTTCTGCACAAGCTCGAAAGCTGTTTCACTTTCGAATTGTCCAACAGAGAATATGGACATTTCTTTGCACCTTGGGCTGTCATATAACTCATAA